A single Carnobacterium alterfunditum DSM 5972 DNA region contains:
- a CDS encoding NAD(P)-dependent oxidoreductase translates to MKVAVIAATGRAGSLIAEEAKNRGHKVTAIVRNAERLADKDLKVVEKNLFSLTSEDLKKYDVVVNAFGTGMEQEQAVKHVQFGKILIEALKGAPDTRLIVVGGAGSLYVNAAKTLRVMDTPDLPTFFKPTAINQAKNLEDLKESVGIKWTFVSPALDFDATGKRTGAYQVGTDQVIVNSTNQSYISYADFAIAIVDEIEQAAHVNERYTVVSEVE, encoded by the coding sequence ATGAAAGTAGCCGTTATCGCAGCAACAGGAAGAGCAGGAAGTTTGATTGCAGAAGAAGCAAAAAATAGAGGGCATAAAGTGACTGCAATTGTAAGAAACGCAGAAAGATTAGCAGATAAAGATTTGAAAGTAGTAGAAAAAAATCTTTTTTCTTTGACTTCAGAAGATTTGAAAAAATATGACGTCGTTGTTAATGCTTTTGGTACAGGCATGGAGCAAGAACAAGCTGTGAAACATGTACAATTTGGCAAAATTTTAATTGAAGCATTAAAAGGAGCACCTGATACAAGATTGATCGTTGTAGGTGGAGCAGGAAGTTTGTATGTCAACGCAGCAAAAACACTTCGAGTAATGGATACGCCAGACTTGCCAACCTTTTTTAAACCGACAGCAATCAATCAAGCTAAAAATCTAGAGGATTTAAAAGAATCAGTTGGTATAAAATGGACTTTTGTCAGCCCTGCCTTAGATTTTGATGCTACCGGTAAGCGAACGGGTGCTTACCAAGTCGGGACGGACCAAGTAATTGTCAATTCAACTAATCAAAGTTACATCAGTTATGCTGACTTTGCTATTGCGATCGTTGATGAGATCGAGCAGGCAGCACACGTTAATGAACGCTATACAGTAGTTTCAGAAGTTGAATAG
- a CDS encoding ISL3 family transposase gives MSHNNCIRTALDLKDKNIFFDEKFCEEKRIKGFRSKVFYATLTYKPTHCECCGMKNHAYSIVKNGYLTSRVKWVSSTHYATSIRLKKQRFLCRACGVTFVARSPEIEEGCFIAKRVKQSIAVELADTISIKDLSKRHFVSPTTVDRVLKQLNQSVKNTFKSLPQHLSFDEFQSVKNVEGKMSFIYSNADTHEPIDILPTRLLLALRRHFLRYPYKTRMNVKTIVVDMNAAYFTLVKDLFPNAKVIIDRFHIVQLISRSLNQTRVQTMKQFHTSNSEDLKNYRKFKRYWQLLLKDSDDLNFKDYRYQRLFKKPLPNTEIIDYLLTLDETLKATYDLYQNLLYYSKKNDYKGFKDLVLKASPKELSPFMQTALKTLRKHLPRIKHTFMYPYSNGALEGSINKIKVIKRVAYGYRNFQNFRCRILISFKAKKSSARRFSHAA, from the coding sequence ATGTCTCATAATAATTGTATCCGAACTGCACTTGATTTAAAAGATAAAAATATCTTTTTTGATGAAAAATTTTGCGAGGAGAAACGAATCAAAGGGTTCAGATCAAAAGTTTTCTATGCCACTTTAACGTACAAACCCACTCACTGTGAGTGTTGTGGGATGAAGAACCACGCCTACTCTATTGTAAAGAATGGGTATTTAACCTCTAGGGTTAAATGGGTCAGTTCGACTCATTATGCAACGTCTATTCGATTAAAGAAGCAGCGGTTTCTTTGTAGAGCATGCGGTGTTACCTTTGTTGCACGTTCTCCTGAAATTGAAGAAGGTTGCTTCATCGCTAAACGGGTCAAACAGTCTATCGCGGTTGAATTAGCCGACACTATTTCTATAAAAGACCTGTCTAAACGGCATTTTGTTTCTCCTACCACTGTAGACAGAGTCTTGAAACAACTCAATCAGTCTGTTAAAAATACCTTCAAATCCTTGCCGCAACACCTCTCTTTCGATGAATTTCAATCCGTTAAAAACGTCGAAGGAAAAATGAGCTTTATTTATTCGAATGCAGACACACATGAACCAATCGATATCTTGCCAACTCGGCTGCTACTAGCTTTACGCCGTCACTTTCTTCGCTATCCCTATAAGACGAGGATGAACGTAAAAACGATTGTCGTAGACATGAACGCGGCCTACTTTACATTAGTTAAAGATCTCTTTCCTAATGCTAAAGTGATCATTGACCGTTTCCATATCGTTCAGTTGATATCACGCTCGTTGAATCAAACCAGAGTTCAAACAATGAAACAATTCCATACCTCTAATTCAGAAGATTTAAAGAATTACAGAAAATTTAAAAGGTACTGGCAACTCCTGTTAAAGGATTCAGACGACTTAAATTTTAAGGATTACCGCTATCAACGACTCTTTAAAAAACCTTTACCGAATACAGAAATCATCGACTACCTACTTACGCTCGACGAGACTCTTAAAGCGACGTATGATTTGTATCAAAATCTTCTTTATTATTCTAAAAAAAATGACTATAAAGGGTTTAAAGACCTTGTACTTAAGGCTTCTCCTAAAGAGTTATCTCCTTTTATGCAGACTGCCCTTAAAACCCTGCGTAAACACTTGCCTAGGATAAAACATACTTTTATGTATCCCTATTCTAACGGTGCTTTAGAAGGGTCAATCAATAAAATAAAAGTCATCAAACGGGTTGCTTATGGTTATCGGAATTTTCAGAACTTTAGATGTCGTATTTTGATTAGTTTTAAAGCAAAAAAAAGCAGCGCGAGAAGATTCTCTCACGCTGCTTAA
- a CDS encoding pyridoxamine 5'-phosphate oxidase family protein has translation MADERDKALKIIEKNNIGTMSTVSDGKPVSRYMTFFNEGFILYTLTDKRTHKVKELEKNPYTFILLGYDSGMLNTNYVEIAGQVSIIDDRAMIEHLWSPYMKLIFEGKDDPNIVVLKIQPDTVALRGTKNPEVLSIYLN, from the coding sequence GTGGCTGATGAGCGTGATAAAGCTTTAAAAATTATTGAAAAAAATAATATAGGAACGATGTCTACTGTTTCAGATGGTAAACCTGTATCTCGTTATATGACTTTTTTTAATGAAGGATTCATTCTGTATACATTAACAGACAAGCGAACACATAAAGTGAAAGAATTAGAAAAAAATCCCTATACGTTTATTTTATTGGGCTATGACTCTGGTATGTTGAATACTAACTATGTTGAAATAGCAGGCCAGGTCTCTATCATTGATGATCGAGCGATGATCGAACATCTTTGGAGCCCCTATATGAAGCTTATCTTTGAAGGGAAAGATGACCCGAATATCGTTGTTTTAAAAATCCAACCAGACACCGTTGCCCTCAGAGGAACAAAAAATCCTGAAGTGCTTTCAATCTATTTAAATTGA
- the spxA gene encoding transcriptional regulator SpxA, with protein sequence MITLYTTPSSASCRKAKSWLEENNLSFIEKNIFNESLTISELKAILRLTENGTEDIISYRSQAFQNLNISLDDFSLSEVLALIQQNPSLIRRPILIDDKKLQIGFNDDDIRRFLPREVRRIDLLEMQKQLSDIS encoded by the coding sequence ATGATTACTTTGTATACAACACCTAGCTCGGCTTCATGCCGTAAAGCAAAATCATGGCTAGAGGAAAATAATCTATCTTTTATTGAAAAAAATATTTTCAACGAAAGTTTGACTATTTCAGAATTAAAAGCCATTTTACGTCTGACAGAAAATGGGACAGAAGATATTATCTCATACCGTTCGCAAGCTTTCCAAAATTTAAATATTTCACTAGATGACTTCTCATTATCTGAAGTGTTGGCATTGATCCAACAAAATCCAAGTTTGATTCGTAGACCTATTTTAATTGACGATAAAAAATTGCAAATTGGATTCAACGATGATGATATTCGTCGCTTTTTACCAAGAGAAGTTCGTCGTATCGATTTGTTAGAGATGCAAAAACAGCTTTCTGATATCTCTTAA
- a CDS encoding GNAT family N-acetyltransferase, with the protein MLVKYRSSHNKVAQGLLSLMPKEQGLKHLQLTMQRYQQDPNWEMYLWKEDEKYIGIIGISLQKDGFLIQHLAVIPSFRGEGVGKAMISEIQKIYSEYRMTAIVEIEAFIDAVY; encoded by the coding sequence GTGTTAGTTAAGTATAGAAGTAGCCATAACAAAGTGGCTCAAGGTTTACTATCGCTTATGCCAAAAGAGCAGGGATTAAAACACCTCCAACTAACGATGCAACGCTATCAACAAGATCCTAACTGGGAAATGTATTTGTGGAAAGAAGATGAAAAATATATTGGAATAATAGGAATCAGCCTCCAAAAAGATGGGTTTTTGATCCAACATTTAGCTGTTATCCCTTCATTTCGCGGAGAAGGAGTAGGAAAGGCCATGATAAGTGAAATTCAAAAAATATATAGCGAATACAGAATGACTGCTATTGTTGAGATAGAAGCCTTTATAGATGCTGTCTATTAG
- a CDS encoding IS30 family transposase: MSYTHFTITERSKIEVYLELKMSIRTIAKKLNRSPSSVSRECQRNPNYQAEKAQTSYNQRKAACGAHSKLTASLKIVIQEKLDQTWSPEQISGRLLQGSLTFKTIYRWIYAGLLDVPLTVLRQKGKRQKPKETRGRFVVGTPISKRPKEIRKRTTFGHWELDTVVSGRGQAKGCVATFVERQTRWYKAILIPDRSAKSMERAIRTLHALYPREAFQSFTTDRGKEFACYTVIESELNIPMYFADAYAAWQRGSNENSNGLFREFFPKRTNFDTILTEEVEEALSLINNRPRKCLDWKTPYEAFMEKVLHLI, encoded by the coding sequence ATGAGCTACACTCATTTTACCATAACCGAACGTTCCAAAATAGAAGTCTATCTTGAACTTAAGATGTCCATTCGTACAATTGCGAAAAAGCTAAATCGCTCTCCCTCGTCCGTTTCTAGAGAATGCCAACGAAACCCAAACTACCAAGCGGAAAAAGCTCAAACATCTTATAATCAAAGGAAAGCTGCCTGCGGGGCTCATTCTAAACTAACAGCCTCGCTAAAAATAGTTATCCAAGAAAAGTTGGATCAAACGTGGTCTCCAGAACAAATTAGTGGCCGTTTACTTCAAGGATCCTTGACCTTCAAAACCATTTACCGCTGGATTTATGCCGGTTTGCTTGACGTGCCTTTGACGGTCTTGCGTCAGAAAGGGAAGCGTCAAAAACCAAAGGAAACAAGAGGTCGATTTGTTGTCGGCACACCGATTTCCAAACGGCCAAAAGAAATCAGAAAACGCACGACTTTTGGTCATTGGGAGTTGGATACTGTTGTCTCAGGTCGTGGTCAAGCGAAGGGCTGTGTTGCCACCTTTGTAGAACGTCAAACCCGTTGGTATAAAGCCATTCTTATACCGGATCGTTCCGCAAAGTCAATGGAGCGAGCCATTCGAACTCTTCATGCTCTTTATCCACGAGAAGCCTTTCAAAGCTTTACAACGGATAGAGGAAAAGAATTTGCCTGTTATACCGTGATTGAATCAGAGTTGAACATTCCAATGTACTTCGCTGATGCGTACGCTGCTTGGCAGAGAGGAAGTAATGAAAATAGTAATGGCCTTTTCAGGGAGTTTTTCCCAAAACGAACGAATTTTGATACCATTCTCACAGAGGAAGTTGAAGAAGCTCTTTCCTTGATTAATAATCGGCCCAGAAAATGCCTGGACTGGAAAACACCATACGAAGCGTTTATGGAAAAGGTGTTGCACTTAATTTGA
- a CDS encoding alpha/beta hydrolase — MNPLFRIVLKLVSSPKINMQEDYLWVRKVQQFFSSKPKRGYRILDKKIYSEDRSHDIPVRIFYPKEPLNEDVLVFFHGGGWVIGDIDTYTTACTNMADLTGRVVYSVDYRLAPEYPYPSGLEDCYRIAETLMTHLELSGSMEASQITLIGDSAGGNLAAAVSLLLRDRGKAVPTKQILLYPVTYWNHTESSPFESIRTNGYEYGLTAKKVQEYMEMYEPDPANRKNPYISPLMAKDLKNQPKTLIITAEFDPLRDEGEMYGIALREAGNDVVIQRIGGAVHGFITYPKFAVPVTAAYQAINNFLNEK; from the coding sequence ATGAATCCATTATTTAGAATCGTATTAAAATTAGTATCTTCACCAAAAATAAACATGCAAGAAGATTATCTCTGGGTACGAAAAGTGCAGCAATTCTTTTCGTCAAAACCAAAAAGAGGGTATCGAATATTAGATAAGAAAATTTATTCGGAGGATCGATCACATGATATCCCAGTACGCATTTTTTATCCAAAGGAACCTTTAAATGAAGATGTTTTAGTTTTCTTTCATGGAGGGGGATGGGTAATCGGGGATATCGATACTTATACAACAGCTTGTACAAATATGGCTGACTTAACAGGAAGAGTAGTGTATTCAGTCGATTACCGGCTAGCTCCAGAGTACCCGTATCCATCTGGCTTAGAAGATTGCTACCGAATCGCAGAAACCTTAATGACTCATCTGGAACTAAGCGGATCCATGGAGGCTTCACAAATCACGTTGATCGGAGATTCAGCCGGCGGGAATTTAGCAGCTGCCGTTTCTTTATTGTTGAGGGACAGAGGAAAAGCAGTCCCAACTAAGCAAATTTTACTTTACCCAGTCACTTATTGGAACCATACAGAGAGTTCTCCGTTTGAATCCATTCGTACAAATGGGTATGAATATGGCTTGACAGCCAAAAAAGTTCAAGAATATATGGAGATGTATGAACCTGATCCAGCTAACCGTAAGAATCCTTACATCTCGCCGCTGATGGCAAAAGATTTAAAAAATCAGCCTAAAACATTGATCATTACAGCGGAATTTGATCCATTACGCGATGAAGGCGAAATGTATGGAATAGCTTTAAGAGAAGCCGGAAATGATGTAGTCATTCAGCGAATCGGAGGAGCAGTACATGGCTTCATTACCTACCCTAAATTCGCGGTACCAGTGACAGCTGCTTATCAGGCTATAAATAATTTTTTAAACGAAAAGTAA
- a CDS encoding DUF6320 domain-containing protein — MRYCQECKVSVNGDWLNCPLCHQPLEKVSEIPTPNPYPDIPLRFNKQQVLRILTSISIATISISLIIELFFLNSTRGLNIISFGIVSMWLVVLIIIRKRRNIAKSIVYLIISLSLLSIYWDYVEGWSAWSTTHAVPMICIFALIAMYIAVRLVKVEVEDYILYLLCAALIGLIPAVFLFFDWVTNPLPAWLSIGLSTVMLIVNFIFYRAEVLRELKKRMMV; from the coding sequence GTGAGATATTGCCAAGAATGTAAGGTGTCTGTTAATGGCGATTGGTTAAATTGTCCTCTTTGTCATCAACCATTGGAAAAGGTTTCTGAAATACCAACACCTAATCCTTATCCAGATATCCCGTTACGTTTTAATAAGCAACAAGTTTTGCGTATTTTGACGAGTATTTCTATTGCGACTATCAGTATATCTCTTATCATTGAACTGTTCTTTTTGAATTCAACCAGAGGCCTCAACATTATTTCTTTTGGTATTGTAAGTATGTGGCTAGTTGTTTTGATTATTATTCGCAAACGCCGAAACATTGCTAAAAGTATCGTCTATTTGATTATTTCCTTATCTTTATTAAGTATCTATTGGGATTATGTAGAGGGATGGTCAGCTTGGTCAACCACTCATGCGGTGCCGATGATTTGCATTTTTGCACTTATCGCTATGTATATCGCGGTTCGTTTGGTGAAAGTAGAAGTCGAAGATTATATTCTATATTTGTTGTGTGCAGCGCTGATTGGTTTGATCCCAGCTGTTTTTCTTTTCTTTGATTGGGTAACAAATCCTTTACCAGCATGGCTGTCAATAGGATTGAGTACCGTTATGCTGATCGTCAATTTTATTTTTTATCGAGCAGAAGTGCTGAGAGAGTTGAAAAAAAGGATGATGGTCTAA
- a CDS encoding alcohol acetyltransferase, producing the protein MKRKNWVRLDNASNIFLASMTDFDTKVFRLSATMEEAIDPILLQLALDKNFEAYPLYHSVLRRGVFWYYLEESDLKPQVLLDEQPPCSQLYHFDRKELLFRVVYYQNRIHLEVFHALSDGTGAMWFFEDLLSEYVLLQNDFISAETNKESSQSERAIEGAHTDSFIHHFRHKGQRTYAEAAQSSIRKLTGASKTAGKFALEYGKKAMRYEMTNQENKKKRKKVYQIKGKRTIDNRTHVVELNMSVQPVLKLAHEQNASLTIYLTALFIEAIQKTNPVVEDGMTIAVSVPVNLRKFYDSTSARNFFSTTHLEYTYEPSEETNLAVICKTLKEQLQQQLSPNSLETRLNKLIAYEFNPITRVIFRPVKDGILKVINYFNNRGLTFAMSNLGSVQLPQSIDDKVHQFYFQTSAVRPQFCVISHQDYLSICLNSPFVETTLYKQFVRDLTALGVPITISANRIDGLELRGEEE; encoded by the coding sequence ATGAAACGGAAAAATTGGGTTCGTCTTGATAATGCGTCTAATATTTTTCTCGCGTCCATGACTGATTTTGATACGAAGGTCTTTCGACTGAGTGCAACTATGGAAGAAGCCATTGATCCAATATTATTGCAACTAGCATTAGACAAGAACTTTGAAGCCTATCCGCTCTATCATAGTGTCTTACGACGAGGTGTATTCTGGTACTATTTAGAAGAAAGTGATTTGAAACCGCAAGTCTTATTGGATGAACAACCTCCTTGTTCTCAATTGTATCATTTTGATCGTAAAGAATTGCTGTTCCGAGTAGTATATTATCAAAATCGAATTCATTTGGAAGTGTTTCATGCTTTGTCAGATGGAACGGGAGCGATGTGGTTTTTTGAAGATTTGTTGAGTGAATACGTTCTCCTTCAAAATGATTTTATCTCTGCTGAAACAAACAAGGAAAGTTCCCAGTCAGAGCGCGCTATAGAGGGTGCACATACAGATAGTTTTATCCATCACTTCCGTCATAAAGGACAACGCACCTATGCAGAAGCCGCGCAGTCTTCTATCCGTAAATTAACGGGTGCAAGTAAGACAGCTGGTAAATTTGCACTAGAATATGGAAAAAAAGCTATGCGGTATGAAATGACCAATCAAGAAAATAAAAAGAAGCGAAAGAAAGTTTATCAAATAAAAGGCAAGCGAACAATTGATAATCGGACGCATGTCGTTGAATTAAATATGTCGGTTCAACCGGTGTTGAAATTAGCACATGAACAAAACGCTTCGCTTACAATTTATTTAACGGCATTATTCATCGAAGCCATCCAGAAAACGAACCCTGTTGTAGAAGACGGGATGACAATAGCGGTATCGGTTCCAGTCAACTTGAGGAAATTTTATGATTCAACTTCTGCTCGAAACTTTTTTAGTACTACGCATTTGGAATATACGTATGAGCCGTCAGAGGAAACAAATTTAGCGGTTATTTGTAAGACACTTAAAGAACAATTGCAGCAACAACTTAGTCCAAATAGTTTAGAAACACGATTAAACAAATTGATTGCCTATGAATTTAATCCTATTACGCGTGTAATTTTTAGACCTGTCAAGGATGGTATTTTAAAAGTGATCAATTACTTTAACAATCGCGGGTTAACTTTTGCAATGTCTAATTTAGGAAGCGTTCAATTACCTCAATCAATCGATGATAAGGTGCATCAATTTTATTTTCAAACGTCTGCCGTAAGACCGCAGTTTTGTGTCATCAGTCACCAAGACTATTTATCTATTTGTTTAAATTCGCCATTCGTCGAAACCACATTGTATAAACAATTTGTTAGAGATTTAACCGCTCTGGGGGTACCTATAACTATTTCAGCTAATAGAATAGATGGTTTAGAATTGAGAGGTGAAGAAGAGTGA
- a CDS encoding peptide ABC transporter substrate-binding protein: protein MKVQFYKLGLLSFTSLAVLSACGDAEQENTENTGEEQQVLHLAAESEMDTMDTTISTTNFTPMNNVFEGLVTYDLDGNLVPGNAASMPEVSEDGLTYTFTLQEDANWSNGTTVTANDFVFAWKRMVDPENGSGYAYLFSGIIKNAEAILNGEAEVDTLGVVALDDKTLKVTLEKPVPYFLDVLTIPSYFPQNEAFVTEQGENYGLNAENAIYNGPFTLADWDSASGDSWNYQKNDEYWGKDTVNLDEITTQVVKEVGTGLNLYESGTLDSISLSGDFVAQYTENADFKTNDKAWIYYIEVNHEVPELANENIRKALSYAIDRQGFTDNVLLDGSQPIFGHVPNGLAKNPETGVDFREDAGDVVQSDVETAQAAWQAGLEELDMDTFSLELTTSDSEDSKKLAEFIQSELQNNLPGLTIDIRQMPDNSRLDNIKSGNYQIATSYWLADFADPINFVERFDTDINRGNYSFEDIDALVDQSNQQYDDASARWNTLIEIEKTALGEHYVDVPIYQTAEAYLEKPYVKDIYRPVFGSRSFKYASIDDTQKE from the coding sequence ATGAAAGTGCAATTTTATAAACTTGGATTACTATCTTTTACCTCACTTGCAGTATTAAGTGCATGCGGAGATGCAGAACAAGAAAATACTGAAAACACTGGTGAAGAGCAGCAAGTTTTACATTTAGCCGCTGAATCAGAAATGGATACGATGGATACAACGATATCCACCACTAATTTCACACCGATGAATAATGTTTTTGAAGGCTTGGTTACCTATGATCTAGATGGCAACTTAGTTCCTGGGAATGCAGCTTCCATGCCTGAAGTATCAGAAGATGGACTGACTTATACGTTTACTCTTCAAGAAGACGCTAATTGGTCAAATGGGACTACTGTTACTGCAAATGATTTTGTTTTCGCTTGGAAAAGAATGGTAGATCCTGAAAATGGATCCGGATATGCCTATCTGTTTTCGGGTATCATAAAGAATGCTGAAGCTATTTTAAATGGTGAAGCAGAAGTTGATACATTAGGTGTTGTTGCCCTTGATGACAAAACGTTAAAAGTAACATTAGAAAAACCAGTTCCTTATTTTCTTGATGTCTTAACGATTCCCAGTTATTTCCCCCAAAACGAAGCTTTTGTGACCGAACAGGGTGAAAATTACGGATTAAATGCAGAAAATGCTATTTACAATGGTCCATTTACATTAGCTGACTGGGATTCTGCTTCAGGTGATTCTTGGAACTATCAAAAAAATGACGAATACTGGGGCAAAGATACTGTTAATTTAGATGAAATCACTACACAAGTTGTCAAAGAAGTCGGTACCGGACTTAACCTGTATGAATCTGGTACCCTGGATTCCATTTCTTTATCCGGTGATTTTGTTGCTCAATACACAGAAAATGCTGATTTTAAAACAAATGACAAAGCCTGGATTTATTATATTGAAGTCAACCATGAAGTACCCGAATTAGCGAATGAAAATATTCGCAAAGCTTTATCTTACGCTATCGATCGTCAAGGATTCACAGATAATGTTCTGTTAGATGGATCTCAACCTATTTTTGGGCATGTTCCAAACGGATTAGCTAAAAATCCAGAAACAGGCGTCGATTTCCGCGAAGACGCTGGAGATGTTGTGCAATCTGATGTAGAAACGGCTCAAGCAGCTTGGCAAGCAGGTCTGGAAGAATTAGACATGGATACTTTCTCGTTGGAGTTGACGACATCTGATTCTGAAGATAGTAAAAAATTAGCTGAATTCATTCAAAGTGAGTTACAAAATAATTTACCTGGTTTAACGATCGATATTCGTCAAATGCCCGATAACTCAAGACTGGACAATATTAAATCAGGAAACTACCAAATTGCTACTTCTTACTGGTTAGCTGATTTTGCAGATCCGATTAATTTTGTCGAACGTTTTGACACAGATATTAACCGCGGCAATTACTCCTTCGAAGATATCGATGCACTCGTGGATCAAAGCAACCAACAATATGATGATGCCTCAGCAAGATGGAATACATTGATCGAGATTGAAAAAACAGCTTTAGGCGAACATTATGTCGATGTTCCAATTTATCAAACAGCTGAAGCTTACCTTGAAAAGCCTTATGTAAAAGATATTTATCGTCCTGTATTTGGCAGCAGAAGTTTTAAATATGCTTCCATCGATGATACTCAAAAAGAGTAA
- a CDS encoding IS30 family transposase, with product MTYTHITMDELVMIEAYYHQGIPVAKIAAYLNRTRTPINNVIRFFRAGHTAFEYYLRYKKNKKQCGREKVVLPEEQHLYIKEKVAEGWTPDVIIGRKEMTIDCSVRTLYRQFKEKTFDEATLPMKGKRKPNGHQERRGRQAYKRNISERIIDYPTFKEEFGHIEGDTIVGVRHKSAVITLVEILSKAIITLKPKGRKACDIESAMNQWFQSIPKKLFKSITFDCGKEFSNWKSLCNQHDVAIYFADPGTPSQRALNENSNGLLRKDGLPKEMDFNEVDQAFVSSVAHKRNIIPRKSLNYQTPLEVFMSYMDEDILYSLI from the coding sequence ATGACCTATACCCATATTACCATGGATGAACTAGTGATGATAGAAGCTTATTACCATCAAGGTATTCCAGTTGCTAAAATAGCTGCTTACTTGAATCGTACTCGAACACCGATTAATAATGTTATCAGGTTCTTCAGAGCAGGACATACAGCTTTCGAGTATTACCTACGGTATAAGAAAAACAAGAAGCAGTGTGGACGCGAAAAAGTTGTTTTACCAGAAGAACAACATCTTTATATCAAGGAAAAAGTAGCTGAAGGCTGGACGCCTGATGTCATTATTGGCCGTAAAGAAATGACAATAGACTGTTCCGTACGAACACTTTATAGACAATTTAAAGAAAAAACATTCGATGAAGCTACCCTTCCAATGAAAGGGAAAAGAAAGCCTAACGGACATCAAGAACGTAGAGGTAGACAAGCTTATAAACGAAATATCTCTGAAAGAATAATAGATTATCCAACATTTAAAGAAGAATTTGGTCATATCGAAGGAGATACCATTGTAGGTGTCCGCCACAAAAGTGCGGTCATTACTCTAGTAGAGATTTTATCGAAAGCTATCATTACCTTAAAGCCCAAAGGGCGTAAAGCCTGCGACATTGAGAGTGCTATGAATCAATGGTTCCAATCCATACCAAAAAAATTATTCAAATCAATTACTTTTGATTGCGGTAAGGAGTTCTCCAACTGGAAATCTTTGTGCAACCAGCATGATGTCGCTATCTACTTCGCTGACCCTGGAACGCCTTCACAACGAGCTTTAAACGAGAATTCTAATGGGCTTCTTCGAAAAGATGGATTGCCAAAAGAAATGGATTTCAACGAAGTTGATCAGGCTTTCGTATCGTCTGTTGCACACAAACGGAATATAATTCCAAGAAAGTCATTAAATTACCAAACACCGCTGGAAGTTTTTATGAGTTACATGGATGAAGATATTTTGTATAGCTTAATTTGA
- a CDS encoding general stress protein — protein MKKILGAYPTLEKTTAKVERLQKEGYRSDNITVVAKEEKIKAIKDHIIAEFEAVTTEEEPDSIWEKVKQVFSNDEDDPLKKYGFNKKQTEDYTKAIKNGEYVVIIDDETEPSSYDQEKRTVPITPTINNSVPGFGAGPIIPGVVKKSGAAKDDSSEDKNP, from the coding sequence ATGAAAAAAATCTTAGGAGCTTATCCTACACTTGAAAAAACAACAGCAAAAGTTGAACGGTTGCAAAAGGAAGGCTATAGATCTGATAATATTACGGTAGTGGCAAAAGAAGAAAAAATCAAGGCTATTAAAGATCATATTATTGCAGAATTTGAGGCCGTTACAACTGAAGAGGAGCCAGATTCGATATGGGAAAAAGTAAAACAGGTTTTCTCAAATGATGAAGATGATCCACTTAAAAAATATGGTTTTAATAAAAAGCAAACAGAAGACTATACGAAAGCTATCAAAAATGGGGAATATGTAGTGATCATTGATGATGAAACAGAGCCCTCAAGTTATGATCAAGAAAAGCGCACCGTCCCTATAACGCCGACTATAAATAATAGTGTTCCTGGATTTGGCGCAGGTCCTATCATTCCTGGTGTTGTAAAGAAATCTGGAGCGGCAAAAGACGATTCTAGTGAAGATAAAAATCCCTGA